The following coding sequences lie in one Streptomyces venezuelae genomic window:
- a CDS encoding crotonase/enoyl-CoA hydratase family protein — protein MPVRSERAGPVTTIVLSRPAARNAVDGPTARALADAFRDFDADPHASVAVLWGEGGTFCAGADLKAIGTPDGNQVTEDGDGPMGPTRMRLTKPVIAAISGHAVAGGLELALWCDLRVAEEDAVLGVFCRRWGVPLIDGGTVRLPRLIGEGRALDLILTGRPVGAAEALGMGLVNRTVPTGTSRAAAERLAAEIAAFPQTCLRHDRLSVLEQSGLPEEEAMAGELAHGLRSLAEAAQGAARFAAGAGRHGAFNGR, from the coding sequence ATGCCCGTACGCAGCGAACGCGCAGGCCCCGTCACCACCATCGTGCTGTCCCGCCCCGCCGCGCGGAACGCCGTCGACGGGCCCACCGCCCGCGCCCTCGCCGACGCCTTCCGCGACTTCGACGCCGACCCGCACGCCTCCGTCGCTGTGCTGTGGGGCGAGGGCGGCACCTTCTGCGCGGGCGCGGACCTCAAGGCGATCGGCACGCCCGATGGCAACCAGGTCACCGAGGACGGGGACGGACCCATGGGCCCCACCCGGATGCGCCTGACGAAGCCGGTGATCGCGGCGATCTCCGGCCACGCCGTCGCGGGCGGCCTCGAACTCGCCCTCTGGTGCGATCTGCGCGTCGCCGAGGAGGACGCCGTCCTCGGGGTGTTCTGCCGCCGCTGGGGCGTCCCGCTCATCGACGGCGGGACGGTGCGGCTGCCTAGGCTGATCGGCGAGGGGCGCGCGCTGGACCTGATCCTCACCGGCCGCCCGGTGGGCGCCGCGGAGGCGCTGGGCATGGGCCTGGTCAACCGGACCGTGCCCACGGGCACCTCGCGCGCCGCGGCCGAGCGCCTCGCCGCCGAGATCGCCGCGTTCCCGCAGACCTGCCTGCGGCACGACCGGCTCTCCGTGCTCGAACAGAGCGGCCTGCCCGAGGAGGAGGCGATGGCCGGCGAGCTGGCCCACGGCCTGCGCTCCCTGGCGGAGGCGGCACAAGGAGCGGCGCGGTTCGCCGCGGGAGCGGGGCGGCACGGGGCGTTCAACGGGCGTTGA